One Methylobacterium oryzae DNA window includes the following coding sequences:
- a CDS encoding type I secretion system permease/ATPase gives MTDERVLRVAKRREFWSAVRAGRTCLITVMIVSGLINLLMLTAPIFMLQVYDRVLPSRSIATLVGLAGITLMLLVIQSVFEIFRARILARFARLVDERLGPRIFRTLLVRGAEMPRSDDGPQALRDLDTVRGFVSSMAVSAFFDLPWVPLYVAVCFLFHPWLGAAVAGGALFLCVLTILTDWASSASTQEAVRTAGERRSFTDMAHRTAPLLSALGMRSRIAELWQIRARRNLDVAAYGNDLAIGFGTTARLLRTVLQSGILGLGAFLVVREEATAGVMLAATILSARALAPVDLAIANWKSFSGARQAWGRLVAFLPRREPAALTPLPAPRESVRVTALSIAAPGTDTLVLHDVNVALAPGSALGVIGASGSGKSTFARALVGLARPNRGVIRLDGAAIDQWDPDALGRAVGYLPQDIEMFDGTITENITRFDPEPNPEALLAAARAAGVHEVVLRLPGGYDARVGTGGLGLSGGQRQRIALARALYGDPFLVVLDEPNSNLDVDGDRALSAAVQGVRARGGIVVVIAHRPSALAAVDRILVLGDGRVQLHGPRDEVLSKLNALTRQTPTRVA, from the coding sequence GTGACCGATGAACGCGTGTTGCGTGTCGCGAAGCGGCGCGAGTTCTGGTCCGCCGTCAGGGCCGGGCGCACGTGCCTGATCACCGTGATGATCGTCAGCGGTCTGATCAATCTGCTGATGCTCACGGCCCCGATCTTCATGCTGCAGGTCTACGACCGGGTGCTGCCGAGCCGGAGCATCGCGACGCTCGTCGGTCTCGCCGGCATCACGCTGATGCTGCTCGTGATCCAGAGCGTCTTCGAGATCTTCCGTGCCCGGATCCTGGCGCGCTTCGCGCGCCTCGTCGACGAGCGCCTCGGTCCGCGGATCTTCCGGACCCTGCTGGTCCGCGGCGCCGAGATGCCGCGCAGCGATGACGGGCCCCAGGCCCTGCGCGATCTCGACACCGTCCGCGGCTTCGTGTCGAGCATGGCGGTCAGCGCCTTCTTCGACCTGCCCTGGGTGCCGCTCTACGTCGCGGTCTGCTTCCTGTTCCATCCCTGGCTCGGCGCGGCGGTGGCCGGGGGCGCCCTGTTCCTGTGCGTGCTGACGATCCTCACGGACTGGGCCTCGTCCGCGTCCACCCAGGAGGCCGTCCGAACGGCCGGTGAGCGCCGGTCCTTCACCGACATGGCGCACCGGACGGCACCGCTGCTCTCGGCGCTCGGGATGCGGTCCCGCATCGCGGAGCTCTGGCAGATCCGGGCCCGGCGGAACCTCGACGTCGCGGCGTACGGGAACGACCTGGCCATCGGCTTCGGCACGACGGCGCGCCTGCTGCGCACGGTGCTGCAATCCGGCATCCTCGGCCTGGGCGCCTTCCTCGTGGTCCGCGAGGAGGCGACGGCCGGCGTTATGCTGGCCGCCACGATCCTGTCCGCGCGCGCCCTCGCGCCGGTCGACCTGGCGATCGCCAACTGGAAGTCGTTCTCGGGCGCCCGGCAGGCCTGGGGCCGCCTCGTCGCGTTCCTGCCCCGGCGGGAGCCCGCCGCCCTCACGCCGCTCCCGGCGCCGCGGGAGAGCGTGCGCGTGACGGCCCTGTCGATCGCGGCGCCCGGGACCGACACCCTGGTGCTCCACGACGTCAACGTCGCCCTCGCGCCCGGAAGCGCCCTCGGGGTGATCGGAGCCAGCGGCTCCGGCAAATCCACCTTCGCCCGTGCCCTCGTCGGGCTGGCGCGCCCGAACCGCGGCGTGATCCGCCTCGACGGCGCGGCGATCGATCAGTGGGATCCCGATGCCCTCGGGCGCGCGGTCGGCTACCTGCCGCAGGACATCGAGATGTTCGACGGCACGATCACCGAGAACATCACGCGCTTCGATCCCGAGCCCAACCCCGAGGCCCTGCTGGCGGCTGCCCGGGCCGCCGGCGTGCACGAGGTCGTGCTCCGGCTGCCGGGCGGCTACGACGCCCGCGTCGGTACCGGCGGCCTGGGCCTCTCCGGGGGTCAGCGGCAGCGGATCGCGCTCGCGCGGGCGCTGTACGGCGATCCGTTCCTCGTGGTCCTCGACGAGCCGAACTCGAATCTCGACGTCGACGGCGATCGCGCCCTGTCCGCCGCCGTGCAGGGCGTGCGCGCCCGCGGCGGCATCGTCGTGGTGATCGCGCACCGGCCGAGCGCGCTGGCGGCGGTCGATCGCATCCTGGTCCTCGGGGACGGGCGCGTGCAGCTGCACGGCCCGCGCGACGAAGTTCTGTCGAAGCTGAACGCCCTGACGCGGCAGACGCCCACGAGGGTCGCATGA
- a CDS encoding CsbD family protein yields MSSTRKTALRGALLGLALAGPALADDTPTTAGAVDRLKGLANEAVGGAKRGVGNLTDDEALKAEGRDQKLRGQAQQERGKAKDAVENALDK; encoded by the coding sequence ATGAGCAGCACCCGCAAGACGGCGCTTCGTGGCGCCCTCCTCGGCCTCGCCCTCGCAGGCCCGGCGCTGGCCGACGACACGCCGACGACGGCGGGCGCGGTCGACCGGCTCAAGGGCCTCGCCAACGAGGCGGTCGGCGGCGCCAAGCGCGGCGTCGGCAACCTGACGGACGACGAGGCGCTGAAGGCCGAGGGACGCGACCAGAAGCTCCGGGGCCAGGCCCAGCAGGAGCGCGGCAAGGCCAAGGACGCCGTCGAGAACGCCCTCGACAAGTAG
- a CDS encoding efflux RND transporter periplasmic adaptor subunit, with amino-acid sequence MVLQLPGSLRLLALAAIAGLAAGCRDANQYVPPPPPTVSVAQPLVRTVTRYFELTGNTKAFAAVELEARVQGFLEAITYKDGAVVKKGTPLFSIQRNTYEAQLKQAQGALAAQQAALANAQSEYQRQSTLGRQEFASQARVEDAKTKQDQASAAVMEAQANLDIAAINLGYTQVSAPFDGVVTNHLADVGALVGISGPTKLAQLVRIDPLYVYFNISEQQVLLVKEHLLATHRTLGDLSRIPVEIGLQTETGYPHAGKLDYLAPQVDPSTGTLMARALIENGDHALLPGLFVRVRVPVGRQDKALLVRDDAIGTNQQGSYVLTVGADDTVSQRVVTLGPRDGRYRVIETGLAPGDWVVTDGIQRAIPGAKVAPQKVAVAEALPDPAPLPR; translated from the coding sequence ATCGTGCTGCAGCTTCCCGGATCCCTCCGTCTCCTCGCCTTGGCGGCCATCGCGGGCCTCGCCGCCGGTTGCCGCGATGCGAACCAGTACGTTCCCCCACCGCCGCCGACGGTCTCGGTCGCGCAACCGCTCGTGCGCACGGTCACGCGCTACTTCGAACTCACCGGCAACACCAAGGCGTTCGCGGCCGTCGAGCTCGAGGCACGGGTCCAGGGCTTCCTAGAGGCGATCACCTACAAGGACGGCGCCGTCGTGAAGAAGGGCACGCCGCTCTTCTCGATCCAACGCAACACCTACGAGGCGCAGCTCAAGCAGGCGCAGGGCGCCCTGGCGGCGCAGCAGGCCGCCCTAGCGAATGCCCAGTCCGAGTATCAGCGCCAGTCCACGCTGGGCCGGCAGGAATTCGCCTCGCAGGCGCGCGTCGAGGACGCGAAGACCAAGCAGGACCAAGCCAGCGCCGCCGTCATGGAGGCGCAGGCCAACCTCGACATCGCCGCCATCAATCTCGGCTACACGCAGGTCTCCGCACCGTTCGACGGCGTGGTCACCAACCACCTCGCGGATGTCGGGGCGCTCGTCGGCATCAGCGGACCGACCAAGCTGGCGCAGCTCGTGCGCATCGATCCGCTCTACGTCTACTTCAACATCAGCGAGCAGCAGGTGCTGCTGGTCAAGGAGCACCTGCTCGCCACGCACCGGACGCTGGGCGACCTATCCAGGATCCCGGTGGAGATCGGCCTGCAGACCGAGACCGGCTATCCGCATGCGGGCAAGCTCGACTACCTCGCGCCGCAGGTCGACCCGTCCACCGGCACGCTGATGGCGCGGGCGCTCATCGAGAACGGCGACCACGCGCTCCTCCCGGGCCTGTTCGTTCGGGTCCGGGTCCCGGTCGGGCGCCAGGACAAGGCCCTGCTGGTGCGCGACGACGCCATCGGGACGAACCAGCAGGGCAGCTACGTGCTCACGGTCGGCGCCGACGACACGGTCTCGCAGCGGGTGGTGACGCTCGGGCCCCGGGACGGGCGCTACCGGGTGATCGAGACCGGGCTCGCACCCGGCGACTGGGTCGTCACGGACGGCATCCAGCGGGCAATCCCAGGGGCGAAGGTCGCGCCCCAGAAGGTGGCGGTGGCCGAAGCCTTGCCCGACCCGGCGCCACTCCCGCGGTGA
- a CDS encoding family 16 glycosylhydrolase gives MAIDPRNLAQTATLTYSQDFNTLPLWDGTSGLDTSGGPQWSIHVTSTGTRPFNQEQQWYVRADQPDGSALPNPFRVHDGILTITAAPSDPSLIQDLGDQPYTSGMVNTFHSFSQTYGYFEMRAELPAGQGFWPAFWLLPADGSWPPEIDVMEMLGHDPGTLYTTVHSLAPGQTPGNHTMSQGISAVADMSGGYHTYGVDWQPDTLTFYFDGQEIYRTPTPAGLDKPMYMIANLAVGGSWPGDADASTPFPAQMNIDYMRAYQASPGAAALEPVFHFYDAASGRHFYTASAAERAQLESTPSGYAYQGVGWAAPVSSSATADVFRFTNPTTGDHFYTTSTAERDGLLSDGSGYNYDGVAFDAYASSTAAGSHALTVERFVNTESGRHYYASSADEISYIEQGHAGSGWIDEGHAFTLHAPTANMFGM, from the coding sequence GTGGCCATTGATCCGAGGAATCTCGCCCAGACGGCGACACTCACCTACAGCCAGGACTTCAACACGCTGCCGCTCTGGGACGGCACTTCGGGTCTCGACACGTCCGGCGGCCCGCAGTGGAGCATCCACGTCACGTCGACCGGGACGCGGCCCTTCAATCAGGAGCAGCAATGGTATGTCCGCGCCGATCAACCCGACGGCAGCGCGCTCCCGAACCCGTTCCGCGTCCACGACGGCATCCTCACCATCACAGCCGCGCCGTCGGATCCGTCTCTGATCCAGGACCTGGGGGATCAGCCCTACACGTCGGGAATGGTCAATACCTTCCACAGTTTCAGCCAGACCTACGGCTATTTCGAGATGCGGGCCGAACTGCCCGCCGGTCAGGGCTTCTGGCCGGCGTTCTGGCTGCTCCCGGCGGACGGTTCCTGGCCGCCCGAGATCGACGTGATGGAGATGCTCGGGCACGATCCCGGCACGCTCTACACCACGGTGCACAGCCTGGCGCCCGGCCAGACACCCGGCAACCACACGATGAGCCAGGGGATCTCCGCAGTCGCCGACATGAGCGGCGGCTACCACACCTACGGCGTTGACTGGCAACCGGACACGCTGACCTTCTACTTCGACGGACAGGAGATCTATCGTACGCCGACGCCGGCCGGTCTGGACAAGCCCATGTACATGATCGCGAATCTCGCCGTCGGCGGCTCTTGGCCGGGCGACGCCGACGCGTCGACGCCATTTCCCGCGCAGATGAATATTGACTACATGCGGGCTTATCAGGCCAGTCCGGGCGCCGCGGCGCTTGAGCCGGTTTTTCACTTCTACGACGCCGCCTCAGGACGGCATTTCTACACGGCAAGCGCTGCAGAACGCGCGCAGCTTGAGAGCACCCCGTCGGGCTACGCCTATCAGGGCGTCGGCTGGGCCGCGCCAGTGTCATCGTCTGCCACGGCTGACGTCTTTCGATTCACCAACCCGACGACCGGCGACCACTTCTACACGACCAGCACCGCGGAGCGCGACGGGCTTCTCTCGGACGGTTCCGGCTACAACTATGACGGTGTTGCGTTCGACGCCTACGCGAGTTCGACCGCCGCGGGATCGCATGCGTTGACCGTCGAGCGGTTCGTCAACACCGAGAGCGGACGGCACTACTACGCTTCCAGCGCCGATGAGATCAGCTACATCGAGCAAGGTCACGCCGGAAGCGGCTGGATTGATGAGGGTCATGCCTTCACGTTGCATGCCCCGACTGCGAACATGTTCGGCATGTAA
- a CDS encoding efflux RND transporter permease subunit, translating into MISRFFIERPVLANVLALVMVLIGAVSLFNLPVSQYPNVVPPTVQVTTRYPGASARTVVDTVALPIEQQVNGVEGMLYMQSTSASDGTYTLTVTFAIGTDGDQAQVLVQNRVAIAMSSLPQAVQVQGVTTQKKSTAVLQFVTLSASDGKFDSLFLSNYGVINVQNELARLPGVGNVTVFGAGQYAMRIWLDPDLVQARGLTPDAIINIVQQQSQEVTAGAVGMPPVPAGQDFQYTLNVNGRLNSAPDFENIVVKADAQDGGRITRLRDVGRVELGAQTYSQSFTLNGQPAAGIGIYQLPEANALTVANAVRTRMAELAKTFPSGLVYAIPFDTTEFVQASIHEVYMTLFEAAVLVLIVILVFVQDWRAMLVPATTVPVTIIGAFAAMAAMGFSVNLSTLFAIVLAIGIVVDDAIVIVEGVSHHIDEGLSPRAAAEKAMEELFGPIIGITLVLMSVFVPAAFLPGLTGQLYKQFALVIAATALISAINAATLKPTQCALWLRKPVPPEKRNVFYRGFNRVYGVLEGWYARLIATMVRRSRLMVAVALLLIGLAGWGLTRLPTAFLPTEDQGYVLIGAQLPDGASKERTDAVMQRISVQAKATPGVDNVLSISGISVLDSSASLPNAGVAYVVLKNWDVRAKERGQDLRSLYERFNTMLAGVEDAETFVLIPPPIQGIGNASGFTMQIELRNGDFDYPLLESLARTVVADGNSQSGLRKLNTSFRAGVPQIAIAVDRVKAEALGVTVGQVFSTLSSYVGSSYVTQFNKFGRTFQVYVQAAPDYRLRPEDVENLKVRAGNGVMVPLGTVVEIKSVQGPSLISLYNLYPTATIVGGAAPGFSSGQALDLMQQIAAKVLPPGTGYDWTAMSYQEKAVGAQIYLVFALAILLVYLVLAGQYESWILPLAVLLGVPLALLGTVGALLLLGVANNLYTQIGLILLIALASKNAILIVEVAREKRQAGLDIAAAAVEAARLRFRPILMTSFAFILGVLPLVTASGAGAAARKSIGITVFSGMLASTCLAVLFVPSFYVILQRIEERRARRGQPGPVASPPPAGTTPETGPA; encoded by the coding sequence ATGATCTCGCGCTTCTTCATCGAGCGGCCGGTCCTGGCCAACGTGCTGGCCCTGGTCATGGTGCTGATCGGCGCGGTGTCGCTCTTCAACCTGCCGGTGTCGCAGTATCCCAACGTCGTGCCGCCGACGGTCCAGGTCACCACCCGCTACCCGGGTGCGAGCGCCCGCACGGTGGTCGACACGGTGGCGCTCCCGATCGAGCAGCAGGTCAACGGCGTCGAGGGCATGCTCTACATGCAGTCGACCAGCGCGAGCGACGGCACCTACACCCTCACGGTCACCTTCGCGATCGGGACGGACGGCGATCAGGCCCAGGTGCTGGTGCAGAACCGGGTCGCGATCGCGATGTCGTCGCTGCCGCAGGCGGTCCAGGTCCAGGGCGTCACGACCCAGAAGAAATCCACCGCGGTCCTGCAATTCGTCACACTGTCGGCCAGCGACGGGAAGTTCGACAGCCTGTTCCTGTCGAATTACGGCGTCATCAACGTGCAGAACGAGCTGGCCCGGCTGCCCGGCGTCGGCAACGTCACGGTCTTCGGCGCCGGCCAGTACGCGATGCGGATCTGGCTGGATCCCGACCTTGTGCAGGCCCGGGGCCTCACCCCCGACGCCATCATCAACATCGTGCAGCAGCAGAGCCAGGAGGTCACCGCGGGCGCCGTGGGGATGCCGCCGGTCCCGGCCGGCCAGGACTTCCAGTACACGCTCAACGTCAACGGGCGGCTCAACAGCGCCCCGGACTTCGAGAACATCGTCGTCAAGGCGGACGCGCAGGACGGCGGCCGCATCACCCGCTTGCGCGACGTCGGCCGCGTCGAGCTCGGCGCGCAGACCTACAGCCAGTCGTTCACGCTGAACGGGCAGCCCGCCGCCGGCATCGGCATCTACCAGCTGCCCGAGGCGAACGCGTTGACGGTGGCGAACGCGGTCCGCACTCGGATGGCCGAGCTCGCGAAGACCTTCCCGTCGGGCCTCGTCTACGCCATCCCGTTCGACACGACGGAGTTCGTGCAGGCCTCGATCCACGAGGTCTACATGACGCTGTTCGAGGCGGCCGTCCTGGTCCTGATCGTCATCCTGGTCTTCGTCCAGGACTGGCGCGCCATGCTGGTGCCGGCGACGACGGTGCCGGTGACGATCATCGGCGCCTTCGCCGCCATGGCGGCGATGGGCTTCAGCGTGAACCTCTCGACGCTGTTCGCGATCGTGCTGGCCATCGGCATCGTGGTGGACGACGCCATCGTGATCGTCGAGGGGGTCTCCCACCACATCGACGAGGGCCTCTCGCCCCGGGCGGCGGCCGAGAAGGCGATGGAGGAGCTGTTCGGCCCGATCATCGGCATCACCCTGGTGCTCATGTCGGTGTTCGTGCCGGCCGCGTTCCTGCCCGGCCTGACCGGGCAGCTCTACAAGCAGTTCGCCCTGGTGATCGCCGCCACTGCGCTGATCAGCGCGATCAATGCCGCCACCCTGAAGCCGACCCAGTGCGCCCTGTGGCTGCGCAAGCCGGTGCCGCCGGAGAAGCGGAACGTGTTCTACCGCGGCTTCAACCGCGTCTACGGGGTCCTCGAGGGCTGGTACGCCCGGCTGATCGCCACCATGGTCCGGCGCAGCCGCCTCATGGTCGCCGTGGCGCTCCTGCTGATCGGGCTCGCCGGATGGGGGCTGACCCGCCTGCCGACCGCCTTCCTGCCCACCGAGGACCAGGGCTACGTCCTGATCGGCGCACAGCTGCCGGACGGGGCCTCGAAGGAGCGCACCGACGCGGTGATGCAGCGGATCAGCGTCCAGGCGAAGGCGACGCCGGGCGTCGACAACGTGCTCTCGATCAGCGGGATCTCGGTCCTCGATTCGAGCGCCAGCCTGCCCAATGCCGGCGTCGCCTACGTGGTTCTCAAGAACTGGGATGTCCGGGCCAAGGAGAGGGGCCAGGATCTGCGCAGCCTCTACGAGCGCTTCAACACGATGCTGGCGGGCGTCGAGGACGCCGAGACCTTCGTGCTGATCCCGCCGCCGATCCAGGGCATCGGCAACGCCAGCGGCTTCACCATGCAGATCGAGCTGCGCAACGGCGACTTCGACTACCCCCTGCTGGAGAGCCTCGCCCGGACGGTCGTCGCCGACGGGAACTCGCAATCCGGGCTGCGGAAGCTCAACACCTCGTTCCGGGCCGGCGTGCCGCAGATCGCGATCGCGGTGGACCGGGTCAAGGCCGAGGCCCTCGGCGTGACGGTCGGGCAGGTCTTCTCGACCCTCTCGAGCTACGTCGGGTCGTCCTACGTCACGCAGTTCAACAAGTTCGGCCGGACCTTCCAGGTCTACGTGCAGGCCGCGCCCGATTACCGGCTCCGCCCCGAGGACGTCGAGAACCTGAAGGTGCGCGCCGGCAACGGCGTGATGGTGCCGCTCGGCACCGTCGTGGAGATCAAGTCCGTGCAGGGCCCGTCCCTGATCAGCCTGTACAACCTCTACCCGACGGCGACGATCGTGGGCGGGGCGGCGCCGGGCTTCAGCTCCGGGCAGGCGCTGGACCTGATGCAGCAGATCGCCGCCAAGGTGCTGCCGCCGGGCACGGGCTACGACTGGACGGCGATGTCGTACCAGGAGAAGGCGGTCGGCGCGCAGATCTACCTCGTGTTCGCGCTGGCCATCCTCCTCGTCTACCTGGTCCTGGCCGGCCAGTACGAGAGCTGGATCCTGCCGCTGGCGGTCCTGCTCGGCGTGCCGCTGGCGCTGCTGGGCACGGTCGGGGCGCTGCTGCTGCTCGGCGTCGCCAACAACCTCTACACGCAGATCGGCCTGATCCTGCTGATCGCGCTGGCGAGCAAGAACGCCATCCTGATCGTCGAGGTCGCCCGCGAGAAGCGGCAGGCCGGACTCGACATCGCGGCCGCCGCCGTGGAGGCGGCGCGGCTGCGCTTCCGCCCGATCCTGATGACCTCGTTCGCCTTCATCCTCGGCGTGCTGCCGCTCGTCACCGCCTCCGGGGCCGGGGCCGCGGCGCGCAAGTCGATCGGCATCACGGTGTTCAGCGGCATGCTCGCCTCGACCTGCCTGGCGGTGCTGTTCGTGCCGTCCTTCTACGTGATCCTGCAGCGGATCGAGGAGCGCCGCGCGCGCCGGGGGCAGCCCGGGCCTGTCGCGTCCCCGCCCCCGGCCGGGACAACCCCCGAGACCGGACCGGCGTGA
- a CDS encoding HlyD family type I secretion periplasmic adaptor subunit — protein MTTDRTPDGPATDPTYETRRSLRRHVAGVAAVIVVATGAGAWTAATELSGAIIATGSLVVESNIKKVQHPTGGVVAELSVQEGARVQAGDLLVRLDATTAKATYDSVTKSLWEIAARNARLEAERDGRASLAIAPELEGAGPDVARIVDGERKLFRFRQDALQGQKAQLRERVGQLNEEIKGLSEQAAAKEQETAIIGREYEGVEDLWRKNLIQLTRLTSLQRDMSRLKGERGVLVANIAQTKGKVSETELQIIQLEQNLRSDVAKELAENRAKAATLTEQRITAFDQLQRIEIRAPQTGYVHELAVHTRGGVISPGEPIMLIVPTADSLVAEVRVAPQDIDRLQTGQAAGLRFPSFDQRTTPELNARVTRIAADVSEDKRTGSFYYLVRLGVTKEEMKRLDGAKLMPGMPVEAFIRTADRTVLSYLTKPLVDQARRAFREK, from the coding sequence ATGACGACGGATCGCACGCCTGACGGGCCGGCTACGGATCCGACATACGAGACGCGCCGCTCCTTGCGGCGGCACGTCGCCGGCGTCGCCGCCGTGATCGTGGTCGCCACGGGCGCGGGGGCCTGGACGGCGGCGACGGAATTGTCCGGCGCCATCATCGCCACGGGCTCGCTGGTGGTCGAGAGCAACATCAAGAAGGTCCAGCATCCGACCGGCGGCGTCGTCGCCGAACTGTCGGTTCAGGAGGGCGCGCGCGTCCAGGCGGGCGACCTGCTGGTCCGCCTGGACGCGACCACCGCCAAGGCCACCTACGACAGCGTCACCAAGAGCCTGTGGGAGATCGCGGCGCGCAATGCCCGGCTGGAGGCCGAACGCGACGGCCGCGCGAGCCTCGCCATCGCCCCCGAACTCGAGGGAGCCGGACCGGATGTGGCCCGGATCGTCGACGGCGAGCGCAAGCTGTTCCGCTTCCGACAGGACGCGCTCCAGGGCCAGAAGGCGCAGCTCCGCGAGCGGGTCGGGCAGCTGAACGAGGAGATCAAAGGCCTGTCCGAGCAGGCCGCCGCGAAGGAGCAGGAGACCGCGATCATCGGGCGGGAGTACGAGGGCGTCGAGGATCTCTGGCGGAAGAACCTCATCCAGCTGACCCGGCTCACGAGCCTCCAGCGCGACATGTCCCGCCTGAAAGGCGAGCGCGGCGTCCTCGTCGCCAACATCGCGCAGACCAAGGGCAAGGTCTCGGAGACCGAGCTGCAGATCATCCAGCTCGAGCAGAATCTCCGCAGCGACGTCGCGAAGGAGCTCGCCGAGAACCGCGCCAAGGCGGCGACGCTGACCGAGCAGCGGATCACGGCCTTCGACCAGCTGCAGCGCATCGAGATCCGCGCGCCGCAGACCGGCTACGTGCACGAACTCGCGGTCCACACCCGCGGCGGTGTGATCTCCCCGGGCGAGCCGATCATGCTGATCGTGCCGACCGCGGATTCCCTCGTCGCGGAGGTACGTGTGGCGCCGCAGGACATCGACCGGTTGCAGACCGGTCAGGCCGCGGGGTTGCGCTTCCCGAGCTTCGACCAGCGGACGACACCCGAACTCAACGCGCGCGTGACCCGGATCGCGGCCGATGTGAGCGAGGACAAGCGGACCGGCAGCTTCTACTACCTCGTTCGCCTGGGCGTGACGAAGGAGGAGATGAAGCGACTGGACGGGGCCAAGTTGATGCCCGGCATGCCCGTGGAGGCCTTCATCCGCACGGCTGACCGAACGGTACTTTCCTACCTCACCAAGCCGCTCGTCGATCAAGCCCGGCGGGCGTTCCGGGAGAAGTGA